GCCCCGCACTCAGCCCCGCGCGCAACGCTGCGTCGCGGACGGGGTCTCGGGCGTGACGCATTGGTCGAAATCGGGCGACAAGCCGCCGATCTCGCGGCGCTGGCCGACCGGCAGGTCGAACTCCTGCAGCATGCGCGGCACGCACGCCGCCGGATCGTTGCCGTTGGGCGCGCCCGGCGCCGTGCAGGTCGCGTAGACCTGGTAGTGGCAGCGGCCGCTGCGGCTGTCCACGCAACGGAACGTGGCCAGCCCGCCGCGGTAGGTGGTGCGGCTGAAGATCACCGCCACCCCGCGCTCGCTGGTATGCACCACCGATTCGCGGCTGGCGCTGGTGGACAGGTCGAGGTTGGCGTGTCCCTGGCAGCCGGCGATGCCGAGCAGGCACGACCACAGCATGGAAAGCAGGCGCATGGCGAATTCCTTGTTCCAGTGCGAAATGGCGGAGGCGGCGCTACATGCCGCGGAACAGACTCATGTACGGCTGGCTGACGGTCAGCACTTCGTCGCGGTGGCGCAGCTTCATCCGGCCCTTGCCGGTGTCGTCGCGGACCACCGAGGCCACCGCCTTCAGGTTGACGATGGTGGAGCGGTGGATCTGCCGGAACGCGGCCGGGTCCAGCACGTCCAGCAGTTCGCGCAGCGGCGTGCGCAGCAGCGCTTCGCCGTCGCGGGTCAGCACCGTGGTGTACTTGTTGTCGGCCTGGAAATAGACCACGTCGTCGAGCAGGATCAGCCGCGTCTCGCGGCCGCTGTTGGCGGTGATCCAGGCCAGCGGCGGCGGCGCGGTGGGCGACGGCGGGCGCTGCCCCAGGCGCTGCAGCAGGGCATCGAGCACCGCCACGTCCGGGCCCTGCGCGGCGCGCGCCTGCAGCCGCTGCACGGTCGCCAGCAGGCGTTCGCGCGCGATCGGCTTGAGCAGGTAGTCCACCGCGCCCTGTTCGAACGCGTCGATCGCGTACTGGTCGTAGGCGGTGACGAACACCACCTGGGTGCGCGGGCTCAGCTCGCCCAGCGCGCGCGCCACCTCGATGCCGCTCAGGCCGGGCATGCGGATGTCCAGGAAGGCCACGTCCGGCTGGTGCTCGGCCAGGCGTTCCAGCGCGCTGGCGCCGTCCTCGCATTCGGCGACGATGCGCAGCTGCGGCCAGACCTCGGCCAGCAGCGCGACCAGCGCGGTGCGCAGCAGTTCCTCGTCCTCGGCGATGACCGCATCAACCATGGCGCGCTCCTGCCGGCAGCGGCGGCGGCACCGGCGGCGACGGCGATTGCCATTGCGGCGGACATGGCAGGGTGATCGTCGCGGCCACGCCGCTGGGGAAGTTGGACACGATCGCGAACGTGGCCGCGCCGGCATAGGTCAGGCGCAGACGTTCGCGCAGGTTCTTCAGGCCGATGCCGGTGCCGCTGGACTGGCTGTTGAAGCCCAGGCCGTCGTCGGCGACGGTGACGGTGACGTGGTCGTCGAAGGCGCGCGCCAGGATCCAGATCGTGCCGCCGCCGGGCTTGGGCTCCAGGCCGTGCTTGATCGCGTTCTCCACCAGCGTCTGCAGCATCATCGACGGCAGCGCCAGGTGCTTCATCGTCTCGGGCACCTGCACTTCCAGTTGCAGCCGCGCGCCCATCCGGATCTTGAGGATCTCCAGGTAGGCCTGGGCGCGTTCGAGTTCCTCGCCGAGCGAACTCAGCGCGTCCTCGGCGCTGGGCAGCGAACGGCGCAGGTACTGGATCAGGTAGCCGAGCATCAGGTCCGCGCGCGGCGGATCGGTGCGCGCCAGCACCTGCGCGCTGGCCAGCGTGTTGTACAGGAAGTGCGGTTCGACCTGCGCGTGCAGCAGGTTCAGCCGCGCCACGGTCAGCTCCTGCTCGGTGGCCGCCTGCGCAGCGGCGGCCTGCTCGTCGCGGCGCTGCTCGGCGACGCGGCGCGCCACGGCGCGGCTCAGCGCCTCGGCGTTCTCGTAGTTGCTGCCCTCGTCGACCGCGAACAGGTCGATCCAGGCGCTGGCGTCCGGCTCCAGCAGCAGGGTCAGGCTGCTGGTGCCGGCGCCGGGCGTCACCGTCGCCAGCACCTGGTTGCGCTTGACCGCCACGCGCGCGGCCAGGTTCCAGCGCGAGGGCTTGCGGCCGTTGTACGGATCGATGCGGCGCACTTTCGCGCGCACCTGCAGGCTGTCGGCGGCGCTCTCGATCTCTTCCACCCGCGGCAGTTCACGCACCGCCGCATCGACCAGCGCGAACGCCTCGCGGGTGTCCAGCGGGATCTCGATCTGGCGCCGCTGGCGGCTGGACAGGGTGGCGCTGTCCAACTGCCCGGCGATCAGCCAGACCCGGCGCAGATGGGTGATGCCGGCGACCAGCGCCGACAGCATCAGCAGCATCGCCAGCAGGCCGAAGAACCAGCCCGGCGGTTCCTCCATGCCGTAGAACAGCCCGCTCCAGACGAAGCCGGCGACGATCAGCGCCGCCGCCCAGGCGCAGAGCAGGCGGACGATCAGGGACAGGCTGGAAACCATGGCGGCGGGGATCGGTGACATGGCCGCGAGCATAGCCGCGGCGGCGCGGGCCGCCAGTCCCCCGGCGACGAAACCGCGCCGGCGCGGACGGGACGCCGGATCGGCGGAGCGAAACCGCGGCGCTGGCGTCGGTGCGGACGTCGGCCGCGCGGCGGCCCCCGGGGCCCCGGCCGCCGCCACCGGCTTCGGCAGCGATGCGCGTGGTGCGTCCCGTGCGCCGCACCGGCCGTTCGCCTGCAGGCGCGCATGGCGCGGGCGGGCCACGCGACGCGAGCGCGGCCGCTCGCGTAGACTCCGCTCGCACGATCGAGGAGCCCGGCATGCACCGACGACATTTCCTGCGCAGCGGCGCGCTGGCCGCCGCCACGCTCGGCGCCGGGCCGTTGCTCGCCCACGCGCGGCGCGGCGCCGCGGCGGCGCCGCCGGCGTCGCCCGCCCTGCCGGTCCTCCCTGCACCGCCCGCCCCCGCCGCCTTCGCCACGCCGGCGCCGCTGGCGCCGATCCGCGCCAGTGCCGACCGCATCGTCGCGCTGCACGCCTGCACGCGGCCGTTCCGCGCGCAGGGGCCGCGCATCGAGGCCGAGCGCATCGGCCGCAAGACCGTGATCCACAACTACGGCCATGGCGGCAGCGGCTGGTCGCTGTCGTGGGGATCGGCGGCGATCGCCACGCAGCTGGCGCGCGCCACCGGCCAGTCGGAACTGGCGGTGATCGGCTGCGGCGCGATCGGCCTGACCA
The Xanthomonas sp. AM6 DNA segment above includes these coding regions:
- a CDS encoding histidine kinase yields the protein MVSSLSLIVRLLCAWAAALIVAGFVWSGLFYGMEEPPGWFFGLLAMLLMLSALVAGITHLRRVWLIAGQLDSATLSSRQRRQIEIPLDTREAFALVDAAVRELPRVEEIESAADSLQVRAKVRRIDPYNGRKPSRWNLAARVAVKRNQVLATVTPGAGTSSLTLLLEPDASAWIDLFAVDEGSNYENAEALSRAVARRVAEQRRDEQAAAAQAATEQELTVARLNLLHAQVEPHFLYNTLASAQVLARTDPPRADLMLGYLIQYLRRSLPSAEDALSSLGEELERAQAYLEILKIRMGARLQLEVQVPETMKHLALPSMMLQTLVENAIKHGLEPKPGGGTIWILARAFDDHVTVTVADDGLGFNSQSSGTGIGLKNLRERLRLTYAGAATFAIVSNFPSGVAATITLPCPPQWQSPSPPVPPPLPAGARHG
- a CDS encoding LytTR family DNA-binding domain-containing protein, yielding MVDAVIAEDEELLRTALVALLAEVWPQLRIVAECEDGASALERLAEHQPDVAFLDIRMPGLSGIEVARALGELSPRTQVVFVTAYDQYAIDAFEQGAVDYLLKPIARERLLATVQRLQARAAQGPDVAVLDALLQRLGQRPPSPTAPPPLAWITANSGRETRLILLDDVVYFQADNKYTTVLTRDGEALLRTPLRELLDVLDPAAFRQIHRSTIVNLKAVASVVRDDTGKGRMKLRHRDEVLTVSQPYMSLFRGM